The following proteins are co-located in the Carassius gibelio isolate Cgi1373 ecotype wild population from Czech Republic chromosome A9, carGib1.2-hapl.c, whole genome shotgun sequence genome:
- the LOC128020137 gene encoding obscurin-like protein 1 isoform X7 produces MDVFGGAPRFLAYPRPVVVQSGTDAVLKCQIGGDPRPAVIWERNNEKIHPEDRYRVFEDGNVYNLIITSVTVEDSGQYICKAKNCIGETYAAATLKVEGEAQEMEFREENKPRFLIKPLSTRVGRGEDAVFSCKLWGNPRPEVMWEKDGKKLNEIFESTHFTISYQDGGWFQLKIFKTRAPDGGVYTCKARNEFGESLAGAVLLVDAGPGHEDEGNRNGYTNGHWKAHQGKQRSSRQVATRLKDDPLPNSAKVKMFAVTEGKHAKFRCYVTGKPKPEILWRKDGRLILSGRRYLLYEDREGYFTLKVLYCKQQDNGVYVCSASNTAGQTLSVVHLIVKEPPIRFKQPLNDLQVWERDLAVLECEVPEDSVPITWYLEDRRLQPGAKYGMEEWGTMRRLTIRDIGVDDDGIYLCEMADGGRSIAEVAVKGTIVRKLPRKVDVLEGENAAFCVEVEEGEMDIHWYKDGTELRETHQTIVKSFGRTHILVFVNTTPQDSGLVMFYVGRSKTSSQLRVKAARHCPPSCPIGVQINTERANAALLSWFPAQDSRKNPPSGYIIERQEVGSQEWLQCLTTDSVTSVEILGDSVPCEADYRFRICSVNKYGRSGNVEFPRAVHLVPVARIQTPLQDALVPEGQDACFTIELSASVIGTWFLNGNQLQDDERFSIRRSRTHQSLRIRGVRDTENGAEITFIAYGIRDSAALYIQAPLVKFTPLSEMDRNKFVEVGNPIVLYCELSDPETPVRWYKNGVELHTMEGLHIQSEGTMRRIVIQSADFSHSGVYSCDAIDDVIRFNVEVEAPPVRFLVLPEDDRNKSVEAGSPIALQCELSDPLAQVSWYKDGVKLLPQSGLDFKSKGTKRQLIVQAAEFYHSGGYSCKTRGNAVHFNVEVKAPPVRFSAVPEVKRRKCIEAGCPIVLQCEVSDSTAQVQWYKDGDQLLIESGVDFNSDDCMRTLSIQSAHPSHAGVYSCTTKDDVIKFHVEIRAVPVRFSAVPEAEKNKCMEAGGHFELLCKVSDSTSQVSWFHNNTQLQLESGLDIQSEGDVRTLVVNPAEPTHSGLCHCESSDDSVPFPVDIKDPPVMFSALQDSVKDQLVEADYSTDLQGEISDPNANVCCYEDGVELVSESQPHIKSESTRRTLAVKTAQPSYSGWYDYVRTGDPIQFNVQDQGPPPTFLAVPEDEKTKCTEEMEPVALHYEISDSTPYVSVTKDEKVMLSQFKPEPEVHSDISRRTVIIHAPETSLFEVNSQKTPDDPTPFEMDQELSHYEVFSGETYDDSVQCTVDIKAPPVTFGYIPEDDLHKNIVEQDNLLLCCQVSRSDAIAQWYKDGVELKPCDNILIEAENTIRRLIIPSAQLSDSGTYTCRAGNSALTFQVYVRAILFCFTEPPVMIVYPKEDVHLDRYVPEEIVLSCELSRPNGKVTWFKDGQKLQESENIKLKTEGPYRRLKILRSGVEDSGEYVCDAADDSIFFNLNIKEPPVRIVSPSQSQMELCQQTSERMVLSCEISRPNATVRWYRDGLEVEESDSLILEVDGVYRRLIIPKPTIKDSAEYVCDTADDSVTFFVNIAEPPVRFIRPRKMAHGVEKLVGDTVVLECEVSRPNAEVTWKKDGDEIEENSNITITEDGTSRHLTIHSAAFEDTGQYVCDARDDVMDFLVKIKDTPLKILRKAELETKCRFVASDAIVLKCEVSRANGVVSWLKDNEKIEGNEHFICEEKGTFRSLIVPSAELKDSGEYICDAQDDKVVFSVTVEDAPVSIIGNSEKPEHHILMTGDDLILECEVSRENAIVQWYCNGCLLQEDVRTHIESRKTTRKLVLSGLQTSDSGEYLCDAIDDKMITRLTVQEPPFKFIKKDERTNISAYEEDSVTLRATVNRVSAPVKWQRGHDPIRSDRFHTTSDGNTHYLTINPLKRCDTGEYTCHVESDEMHFIVHVKAMKVKFSKPLENVVGLKGSDVVLKCELYKSKGDVQWLKGSQEITPNRHFTIRAGGRVRSLTIHDVTEDDAGEYACESKDERTSATVVVNIPRIVEFIAELHNITVMEGEDATFKCMVSPEDAKLAWFRNAQPISSNEKFSISSNGLCHVLHITNCQVSDSCKLTAEAEGVISRATLQVQEAQVLFTKSLCPVVAEEFGEATLEVEVSHETAEVQWMRQGVVIHPGSKFILKQDGKKRSLTIHKLTLSDQGTYSCETLHDRTQAKLAVEPRKIKIWKGLTQIQTYERETASFEVELSHSNVEGVWQKDGHILKNNNRLRMTAKGREHSLTISNLTLDDTGSYIFSVDTIRSIARLDVKEIPVSILKKLEDIRQPEGSGITLECELSRHNVDIKWTKNDVHLKPGKNHRIYSMGRKCFLQILKCELGDSGLYVCDAGDATTSCTVDIYERELEILQSLEDLDIQEGQNAVFVCEVSLDDVPGEWFKNGEKIKPTSTIKIRQEGTKHFLLICNVKEDDSGQMKFVAKNLETTAYLEVEALPANIVKPLQDITALENTRVILDCTLTNPRCSIRWYKGPNVILPSEHFEICSEGCYRKLVIQQVLLEDEGTYSVQVGNYTSSAKLTVEAQSVLMVRELQDVDVIAPADACFECEVSAPVAKAPTWTLNGETLHPGPKVVVEKMGTVHKLILKQTSEDMGGTVCFITGKAKSTAHLQVKGNQ; encoded by the exons ATGGATGTGTTTGGTGGAGCACCACGGTTCCTGGCCTACCCTCGTCCTGTGGTAGTACAAAGTGGCACAGATGCAGTTCTAAAATGCCAGATTGGCGGGGATCCCAGACCAGCAGTTATATGGGAGAGAAACAATGAGAAAATTCACCCAGAGGACAGATACCGGGTGTTTGAGGATGGAAATGTCTACAACCTTATCATAACCTCTGTGACAGTGGAGGACAGTGGACAATACATCTGTAAGGCCAAGAACTGCATTGGAGAGACTTACGCCGCAGCCACTTTGAAAGTAGAAGGTGAAGCACAGGAGATGGAGTTTCGGGAGGAAAACAAGCCACGCTTCCTCATCAAGCCCCTCTCAACTAGAGTTGGACGAGGAGAGGATGCTGTGTTCTCCTGTAAGCTGTGGGGAAACCCCAGACCAGAAGTGATGTGGGAGAAGGATGGCAAGAAGTTAAATGAGATCTTTGAAAGCACACATTTCACCATCAGCTATCAGGATGGAGGATGGTTCCAACTAAAGATTTTCAAGACAAGAGCACCAGATGGAGGGGTGTACACTTGTAAGGCCAGGAATGAATTTGGAGAGAGTCTGGCAGGGGCTGTGCTATTGGTGGATGCTGGACCAGGACATGAGGATGAAGGGAACCGTAACGGTTACACTAACGGCCACTGGAAAGCACATCAGGGAAAACAGAGAAGTAGTAGGCAAGTTGCAACACGGCTGAAAGATGATCCACTGCCAAACTCAGCCAAAGTAAAAATGTTTGCAGTGACAGAAGggaaacatgcaaagtttcgaTGCTATGTAACAGGGAAGCCAAAACCTGAAATATTATGGAGAAAAGATGGGAGACTTATCTTATCTGGCAGACGGTATCTTTTGTATGAAGACAGAGAGGGTTACTTCACACTTAAAGTTCTCTACTGCAAACAACAGGACAATGGAGTTTATGTCTGTTCTGCCTCAAACACTGCAGGACAAACCCTGAGTGTGGTACACCTTATCGTCAAAG AGCCACCTATCCGATTTAAGCAACCACTGAATGACTTGCAAGTATGGGAGAGAGACTTAGCTGTTCTTGAGTGTGAAGTTCCTGAGGACTCTGTTCCAATCACATGGTACTTAGAAGACAGGCGACTACAACCTGGAGCCAAATATGGGATGGAGGAGTGGGGGACAATGCGGCGACTCACAATTCGTGATATTGGGGTTGATGATGATGGGATATATCTATGTGAAATGGCTGATGGGGGCAGAAGCATTGCTGAGGTAGCAGtcaaag GAACCATTGTAAGAAAGCTGCCACGAAAAGTTGATGTTCTGGAAGGGGAAAATGCAGCCTTCTGTGTGGAAGTGGAGGAGGGAGAAATGGACATTCATTGGTACAAAGATGGAACAGAGCTAAGGGAGACCCATCAGACCATTGTCAAATCCTTTGGAAGGACACACATCTTGGTCTTTGTCAACACCACACCACAAGACTCTGGTTTGGTCATGTTCTATGTGGGTAGATCGAAGACGTCATCTCAGCTAAGGGTGAAAg CTGCAAGGCACTGTCCACCAAGCTGTCCTATCGGGGTACAGATAAACACAGAGCGAGCGAATGCAGCTCTCCTGTCCTGGTTTCCTGCACAAGACTCTCGGAAGAATCCACCTTCAGGGTATATTATTGAAAGACAAGAAGTTGGCTCACAGGAGTGGCTGCAATGTTTAACCACAGACTCTGTAACCTCAGTGGAGATTCTTGGCGACAGCGTTCCATGCGAGGCAGACTACAGATTTCGGATATGCAGTGTCAACAAGTATGGAAGGAGTGGAAATGTAGAGTTCCCTCGAGCAGTTCACCTTG TTCCAGTTGCCAGAATCCAAACCCCTCTACAAGATGCTTTAGTGCCAGAGGGCCAGGACGCCTGCTTTACCATTGAGCTGTCTGCCTCAGTTATAGGCACTTGGTTCTTAAACGGAAATCAGCTTCAAGACGATGAACGTTTCTCTATAAGGCGTTCGCGTACACACCAGTCCCTACGCATTCGTGGGGTACGGGACACAGAAAATGGAGCAGAGATCACCTTCATTGCCTATGGAATTCGAGATTCTGCTGCTTTGTACATACAAG CCCCACTGGTAAAATTCACACCACTTTCTGAAATGGATCGAAACAAATTTGTGGAGGTTGGCAACCCTATAGTGCTCTACTGTGAGCTCTCAGACCCTGAGACTCCAGTTCGTTGGTATAAGAATGGTGTTGAACTTCATACAATGGAAGGTCTGCACATCCAATCAGAAGGAACAATGAGGAGGATTGTCATCCAATCAGCTGATTTCTCCCACTCAGGAGTTTATAGTTGTGATGCTATTGATGACGTCATCAGGTTTAACGTGGAGGTTGAGG CCCCACCAGTGAGGTTCTTAGTCCTTCCGGAGGATGATAGGAACAAGTCCGTTGAAGCAGGCTCACCGATAGCACTGCAATGTGAGCTCTCAGATCCACTCGCCCAGGTCTCCTGGTATAAAGATGGTGTGAAACTTTTACCACAAAGTGGACTAGACTTCAAATCCAAGGGCACAAAGAGGCAACTGATTGTCCAGGCAGCTGAATTTTACCATTCAGGGGGGTATAGCTGCAAGACAAGGGGTAATGCTGTCCACTTCAATGTGGAAGTTAAAG CCCCACCTGTGAGGTTCTCTGCTGTCCCTGAGGTTAAGAGGAGAAAGTGCATTGAAGCAGGCTGCCCCATTGTTCTGCAGTGTGAGGTTTCAGACTCTACTGCACAGGTCCAGTGGTACAAAGATGGGGATCAGCTCCTTATAGAATCTGGAGTAGACTTCAACTCAGATGACTGTATGAGAACACTCAGTATTCAATCAGCACACCCGTCTCATGCCGGTGTGTACAGCTGCACAACAAAggatgatgtcatcaagtttcATGTGGAGATAAGAG CTGTACCCGTGAGGTTCTCAGCTGTTCCTGAAGCTGAGAAGAATAAATGCATGGAAGCTGGTGGACACTTTGAACTCCTCTGTAAGGTCTCAGACTCTACATCCCAAGTCAGCTGGTTCCACAACAATACGCAGCTTCAGCTAGAGAGTGGTTTGGACATTCAGTCAGAGGGAGATGTAAGGACTCTGGTAGTCAATCCAGCTGAACCCACTCATTCTGGATTGTGCCACTGTGAATCATCTGATGACTCTGTCCCGTTCCCTGTGGATATCAAAG ACCCACCAGTGATGTTCTCAGCATTACAAGACAGCGTGAAGGACCAGCTGGTTGAAGCAGACTACTCCACTGATTTGCAAGGTGAGATCTCAGATCCAAATGCCAATGTGTGTTGCTACGAGGATGGTGTAGAGCTTGTCTCAGAAAGTCAGCCTCATATCAAATCGGAGAGCACCAGGAGGACATTAGCTGTCAAGACAGCACAGCCCTCTTACTCTGGATGGTACGACTATGTGAGAACGGGTGATCCCATCCAATTTAATGTACAAGACCAAG GGCCACCACCAACATTTTTGGCTGTTCCTGAAGATGAGAAGACCAAATGCACTGAGGAAATGGAACCTGTTGCATTACATTATGAAATTTCAGATTCAACTCCATATGTCAGCGTGACAAAAGATGAGAAGGTCATGCTTTCTCAATTTAAGCCTGAACCTGAAGTTCACTCAGACATATCCAGAAGAACTGTAATCATCCATGCACCTGAGACATCTCTTTTTGAAGTAAACAGCCAAAAGACACCAGATGATCCCACCCCGTTTGAAATGGATCAAG AACTGTCTCACTATGAGGTGTTCAGTGGTGAGACCTATGATGACTCTGTCCAGTGCACTGTGGATATAAAAG CACCTCCTGTAACATTTGGCTACATACCAGAAGATGATCTGCACAAAAATATTGTGGAACAAGACAATCTACTCCTTTGCTGTCAAGTGTCCAGGTCAGATGCTATTGCACAATGGTACAAGGACGGAGTAGAATTAAAGCCTTGTGACAACATCCTCATAGAAGCAGAAAACACTATACGAAGACTGATCATCCCTTCAGCTCAACTCTCAGATTCTGGGACATATACCTGTCGGGCTGGAAATAGTGCATTAACATTTCAAGTTTATGTAAGAG CAATTCTCTTTTGCTTTACAGAACCCCCAGTGATGATTGTATATCCCAAGGAAGATGTCCACCTTGATCGCTATGTTCCTGAAGAAATTGTTCTTAGCTGTGAACTTTCACGGCCAAATGGAAAGGTGACATGGTTCAAGGATGGACAAAAACTACAGGAGAGTGAAAACATAAAGCTAAAGACAGAGGGTCCATATAGACGGCTAAAAATTCTGCGCAGTGGTGTTGAGGACTCTGGAGAATATGTCTGTGATGCAGCTGATGATTCAATATTCTTCAATCTAAACATAAAAG AACCCCCAGTGCGCATAGTTTCTCCAAGCCAGTCCCAAATGGAACTTTGCCAGCAGACTTCTGAAAGGATGGTCCTGAGCTGTGAAATCTCTAGACCAAACGCCACTGTACGTTGGTATCGAGATGGACTTGAAGTAGAGGAGAGTGACAGCCTAATTCTGGAGGTTGATGGTGTCTATAGGAGACTTATTATCCCAAAACCTACCATCAAAGACTCTGCAGAATATGTCTGTGACACCGCTGATGACTCAGTGACCTTCTTTGTAAACATTGCAG AGCCACCAGTTAGATTTATTCGGCCAAGGAAAATGGCCCATGGAGTAGAGAAACTTGTGGGAGACACTGTGGTTCTGGAGTGTGAAGTGTCTCGACCAAATGCTGAAGTCACCTGGAAGAAGGATGGAGACGAGATAGAGGAGAACAGCAACATAACCATCACAGAGGATGGCACAAGTCGACATTTAACCATTCACTCTGCAGCTTTTGAAGACACAGGGCAATATGTCTGTGATGCTAGAGATGATGTGATGGATTTCCTAGTGAAAATCAAAG ATACACCACTAAAAATTCTGCGAAAAGCTGAACTAGAAACAAAGTGCCGATTTGTAGCATCTGATGCTATTGTGTTAAAATGTGAGGTCTCAAGAGCAAATGGAGTGGTCAGTTGGCTTAAAGACAATGAGAAGATTGAGGGAAATGAGCATTTCATCTGTGAAGAGAAAGGGACATTCAGATCTCTGATTGTCCCCAGTGCTGAATTAAAGGACTCAGGGGAGTACATCTGTGATGCACAAGATGATAAAGTTGTCTTCAGTGTTACTGTAGAAG ACGCTCCAGTGTCCATTATTGGGAATTCAGAGAAGCCAGAACACCACATTTTAATGACAGGAGATGATCTTATCCTGGAATGTGAGGTATCTCGAGAAAATGCTATAGTCCAGTGGTACTGCAATGGATGTTTGCTACAAGAGGATGTACGCACACATATTGAAAGCAGAAAAACAACGAGGAAGCTTGTGCTATCAGGACTTCAGACATCCGACTCTGGAGAGTATCTCTGTGATGCCATTGATGACAAAATGATAACTAGGCTAACAGTTCAAG aacccccatttaaattcattaaaaaagatGAAAGAACAAATATTTCAGCCTATGAAGAAGACAGTGTGACACTGCGTGCCACTGTTAATAGGGTCAGTGCCCCAGTGAAATGGCAGAGAGGCCATGATCCAATCAGAAGTGATCGTTTCCACACAACAAGTGATGGTAACACCCACTACCTCACTATTAACCCACTTAAGAGATGTGATACTGGAGAGTATACGTGTCATGTGGAATCTGACGAGATGCATTTCATTGTCCATGTTAAAG CAATGAAGGTAAAATTCTCCAAACCACTAGAAAATGTAGTGGGACTCAAAGGTAGTGATGTGGTTTTAAAATGTGAACTGTACAAGTCCAAAGGAGATGTTCAGTGGCTCAAAGGCAGCCAAGAGATTACCCCAAACAGACACTTTACAATCAGAGCTGGGGGTCGAGTGAGAAGCCTGACAATACATGATGTAACAGAAGATGATGCAGGAGAGTATGCTTGTGAATCCAAAGATGAAAGGACATCAGCTACTGTGGTGGTCAATA TTCCTCGCATTGTGGAGTTTATCGCAGAGCTACACAACATAACTGTCATGGAAGGAGAAGACGCAACATTTAAGTGTATGGTATCTCCAGAGGATGCTAAGCTAGCCTGGTTTAGGAATGCCCAGCCAATTTCATCAAATGAGAAGTTCAGCATCTCAAGTAATGGATTATGCCATGTGCTGCATATCACCAACTGCCAAGTCTCAGATAGCTGCAAGTTGACAGCCGAGGCTGAAGGTGTGATTTCCAGAGCTACCCTTCAGGTCCAAG AGGCACAGGTGCTTTTCACAAAGAGCTTGTGCCCGGTAGTTGCAGAGGAGTTTGGTGAAGCAACGCTTGAGGTGGAGGTCAGCCATGAAACTGCAGAGGTACAGTGGATGAGACAAGGAGTGGTAATACATCCAGGGTCCAAATTCATCCTGAAGCAAGATGGCAAAAAGCGTTCTCTCACAATCCATAAACTGACACTTTCAGACCAGGGCACCTACAGCTGTGAAACGCTACATGACCGTACACAAGCCAAGCTCGCTGTGGAAC CACGAAAAATCAAGATTTGGAAAGGTCTAACTCAGATCCAGACTTATGAAAGAGAGACGGCTTCGTTTGAGGTGGAGCTGTCACATAGCAATGTGGAGGGTGTATGGCAGAAGGATGGGCACATTCTCAAAAACAACAACCGTTTGCGTATGACTGCGAAAGGACGAGAACACAGCCTAACCATCTCTAACCTGACCTTGGATGACACTGGATCCTACATATTCTCTGTTGACACCATCAGATCAATAGCAAGATTGGACGTTAAAG AAATTCCTGTATCAATTCTGAAAAAGCTTGAGGATATCAGGCAACCAGAGGGATCTGGTATAACACTTGAATGTGAGCTCTCACGGCACAACGTGGACATAAAGTGGACAAAG AATGATGTTCATCTTAAACCAGGAAAAAATCATCGTATTTATTCGATGGGAAGAAAGTGTTTTCTACAGATACTGAAGTGTGAACTGGGAGACTCTGGTTTATATGTGTGTGATGCTGGAGATGCCACAACATCCTGTACAGTGGATATCTATG AGAGGGAGCTTGAGATACTACAAAGCTTAGAGGATCTGGATATTCAAGAAGGTCAGAATGCAGTGTTCGTGTGTGAAGTTTCCCTGGATGATGTGCCCGGAGAGTGGTTTAAGAATGGCGAGAAGATAAAACCAACCAGCACCATTAAGATCCGTCAGGAAG GGACAAAGCACTTCCTCCTCATATGCAATGTCAAAGAAGACGATTCTGGACAAATGAAGTTCGTTGCCAAGAATCTTGAGACAACAGCTTACCTCGAAGTGGagg CACTACCAGCAAACATTGTGAAACCACTTCAGGATATAACTGCTCTGGAAAATACCCGTGTCATACTGGACTGCACTTTGACAAACCCCCGTTGTAGCATTCGCTGGTATAAGGGCCCAAATGTCATCCTGCCCTCAGAACACTTTGAGATCTGCAGTGAAGGATGTTACCGAAAACTTGTGATTCAGCAGGTGTTGCTGGAAGATGAGGGCACCTACAGTGTTCAAGTTGGAAACTACACATCTTCAGCAAAACTAACTGTTGAAG CTCAGTCGGTCCTGATGGTGCGAGAGCTGCAGGATGTGGATGTAATAGCTCCTGCAGACGCATGCTTTGAATGTGAAGTTTCTGCGCCAGTGGCCAAGGCACCTACCTGGACACTGAATGGGGAGACACTGCATCCTGGTCCTAAAGTTGTGGTAGAGAAAATGGGAACCGTTCATAAGCTCATTCTCAAACAAACATCTGAAGACATGGGCGGCACTGTGTGCTTTATTACTGGGAAAGCTAAAAGCACTGCACATCTGCAGGTCAAAG gTAACCAGTGA